In a genomic window of Pedobacter sp. KBS0701:
- a CDS encoding phosphotransferase enzyme family protein translates to MQNFFPAQYSTLSAIALKTHLIEAYQLDPSTTCRLLIRNVSDTYILENDSQKYIFKIYRDAHRKRKEIEGEVELLNILKANGNSVSYPIANVEGKQIQQFNAIEGLRNGILFSYAEGKVILDLEDEQLIQLGYDMAKLHQTASSIKLNHPRPIFNFETTLIEPLRDLKPHFTEMQEEFEYLTNIADKVAKKFEEFDTSTFSYGYCHYDFLPKNFHFDEKGKITFFDFDFAGEGYLINDLMTFLNHYFFHQLNNLITKAQAEKDFGTFLKAYQEVRPLTDEEVKAIPYLGITFHIFFLKFFYDNYDDWSNVFLTPRYTKHRVGLIKKWVELYCNF, encoded by the coding sequence ATGCAGAATTTCTTCCCCGCCCAGTACTCCACCTTGTCAGCTATTGCTTTAAAAACTCATTTAATTGAAGCTTATCAATTAGATCCATCAACAACCTGTCGCTTATTAATCAGGAATGTAAGCGACACTTATATTCTCGAAAATGACAGCCAGAAATACATTTTCAAGATTTACCGCGATGCACACCGAAAAAGGAAAGAAATTGAGGGCGAGGTAGAATTGCTTAACATTTTAAAAGCAAATGGAAATTCGGTTTCTTACCCCATAGCTAATGTGGAAGGAAAGCAGATCCAACAGTTTAATGCCATTGAAGGTTTAAGAAATGGCATATTGTTTTCTTACGCCGAAGGGAAAGTAATTTTAGACCTTGAGGATGAGCAGCTTATCCAGTTGGGATATGATATGGCCAAATTGCACCAAACTGCCTCATCAATAAAACTGAACCATCCCAGACCAATATTCAACTTCGAAACCACCTTAATTGAGCCTTTGCGAGATTTAAAACCACATTTTACTGAAATGCAGGAGGAATTTGAATACCTGACCAACATTGCCGACAAAGTAGCTAAAAAGTTTGAAGAATTTGATACTTCAACGTTCAGTTATGGCTATTGTCATTACGATTTCCTTCCTAAAAACTTCCACTTTGATGAAAAGGGAAAAATTACTTTTTTCGATTTCGATTTTGCTGGTGAAGGTTACCTGATTAATGATTTAATGACCTTTTTGAATCATTATTTCTTCCACCAGCTCAATAACCTGATTACTAAAGCACAGGCTGAAAAAGATTTTGGCACTTTTTTAAAGGCTTATCAGGAAGTAAGACCATTAACCGATGAGGAAGTAAAGGCCATTCCTTATCTGGGGATCACCTTCCATATTTTTTTCCTCAAATTCTTTTACGATAATTATGATGATTGGTCGAACGTTTTTTTAACGCCACGATATACCAAACACCGGGTTGGATTGATTAAAAAATGGGTAGAATTGTATTGTAACTTTTAG
- a CDS encoding toxic anion resistance protein, which produces MENNPNLPQVLTPVKLDKDGNVDLEKITNEETAKYQEIGKSLEPSDVNSILNYGSDAQNSMEKYSNEFLSSVRTYNSGEVGGLINELLTELNYIDVSELEQSGFKSFISKIPFLKSLVVDVKKLFQKYDVVVNNIDKITNKIKAGRLNSIKDNSSLQTMFDSNVGYIHQMEELIIAGQLKYNELNIKLAEMEGRPADYQDYEIADLRDFVSRLDKRLADMKIVRFIMLQSLAQIRVVQNNNTSIAEKAQSIVSTTIPVWKNQLTIAVALQRQKANVEMQKKISDTTNTILQKNAEMLKQNSIDVAKENEKTVVSLETLKRTTSSLIETLNEVKQIHEAGAQSRRVLDGELKTLEAELKKNVTRVN; this is translated from the coding sequence ATGGAAAACAACCCAAATCTTCCCCAGGTTCTTACACCGGTTAAGCTGGATAAGGACGGCAATGTTGACCTCGAAAAAATAACGAACGAGGAAACAGCTAAATACCAGGAAATTGGAAAATCGCTCGAACCATCAGACGTAAATTCTATCCTGAATTACGGAAGCGATGCCCAAAACTCAATGGAGAAATACAGTAACGAGTTTTTATCGTCTGTACGTACCTACAATAGTGGCGAAGTTGGTGGTTTAATTAACGAACTGCTAACCGAACTTAATTACATCGATGTTTCTGAATTGGAACAGAGTGGTTTTAAGAGTTTTATCTCTAAAATCCCGTTTTTAAAGAGTTTAGTGGTTGATGTGAAGAAACTTTTTCAGAAGTATGATGTGGTGGTGAATAATATCGATAAAATCACCAACAAAATTAAAGCTGGAAGGTTAAACTCAATTAAAGACAACAGTTCGCTGCAAACCATGTTCGATAGCAATGTTGGTTATATCCACCAGATGGAAGAACTGATTATTGCTGGTCAACTGAAATACAACGAACTGAATATCAAACTGGCCGAAATGGAAGGCAGGCCTGCCGATTACCAGGATTATGAAATTGCCGATTTAAGGGATTTCGTCAGCCGTTTAGATAAGAGACTGGCAGATATGAAGATTGTACGTTTCATTATGTTACAATCTTTAGCACAGATCCGTGTAGTACAGAACAACAATACTTCAATTGCAGAAAAGGCACAATCGATAGTTTCTACAACGATTCCGGTTTGGAAAAACCAGTTGACCATTGCGGTTGCTTTACAAAGGCAAAAAGCCAATGTAGAGATGCAAAAGAAAATTTCAGATACGACCAATACCATTTTGCAGAAAAACGCGGAAATGTTGAAACAGAACAGTATTGATGTAGCTAAAGAAAATGAAAAAACTGTGGTATCTTTGGAAACCCTAAAACGCACCACATCATCATTGATTGAAACGCTTAACGAGGTGAAACAGATTCATGAGGCTGGTGCACAAAGCAGACGTGTGTTAGATGGCGAACTTAAAACTCTGGAAGCAGAGTTGAAAAAGAACGTTACGAGGGTGAATTAA
- a CDS encoding LytTR family DNA-binding domain-containing protein: protein MSLRCLIVDDEPLAHGVITEYAKDIPFITIAGHCYRATEALDFLNKQQVDLIFLDIRMPKLNGMDFLRTLQHKPLVIITSAYEEYALESFDLAVCDYLLKPFRLDRFLKAVNRALELFQLKKQNLEIADTEKTIPKNEAQISLKVDKKHILIKTEEIQFLESLGNYVKVWKDHNFLLTPRTLASFEEQLPSGFIRIHKSFLLNKRHVDYLEGNTIVLKNGQEVPIGKNFKSIIKQLLNIED, encoded by the coding sequence ATGAGCTTACGTTGCTTAATTGTAGATGACGAACCGCTTGCCCATGGCGTAATCACCGAATATGCAAAAGATATTCCCTTTATTACCATTGCCGGACATTGTTACCGCGCTACAGAAGCGTTGGATTTTTTGAACAAACAACAGGTGGATCTAATTTTTCTGGATATCAGGATGCCAAAGTTAAATGGCATGGATTTTTTAAGGACCTTACAGCATAAACCCCTGGTTATTATTACTTCTGCTTACGAAGAATATGCCTTAGAGAGTTTCGATCTTGCCGTTTGCGATTACCTTTTAAAACCCTTCAGACTCGATCGTTTTCTTAAAGCCGTGAACCGTGCCCTTGAACTTTTCCAACTCAAAAAACAAAATTTAGAGATTGCCGATACAGAAAAAACAATTCCCAAAAACGAAGCTCAGATTTCACTCAAAGTAGATAAAAAGCATATCCTGATTAAAACGGAAGAAATACAGTTTTTAGAAAGCCTTGGAAATTATGTAAAGGTTTGGAAAGACCATAATTTTTTGCTTACCCCAAGAACCCTGGCTAGTTTCGAAGAACAGCTGCCATCCGGTTTTATCCGCATTCATAAATCTTTTCTCCTGAACAAAAGACATGTCGATTATCTTGAGGGCAATACCATTGTGCTTAAAAATGGTCAGGAGGTGCCCATTGGTAAAAATTTTAAGAGTATTATCAAACAGCTCCTCAACATTGAAGATTAG
- a CDS encoding phosphoribosyltransferase family protein — protein sequence MIPYNFSLHKIDNTVDFGFSADDYSRFKFGDDLVARSFGKDLADGFIRYYLADNLITGQIVVISSPYSFIPTATFAMKNYFVCQLNRWLVENGGLAVQETKVHRTITYKEDYGELSAAERLSLIGNDSFHIDKDFLVGKILLFLDDIRITGSHERMILKMAKEYGLKNEMHMLYFAELVNKNIHPNVENFLNYHQIKSIFDLEEIIDGGNFCFNTRIVKYILNTTSSSFTIFLERRSTDFINQLYDLSLGNNYHTIEAYSKNLHLIKDYIKNNNYKLI from the coding sequence ATGATACCGTATAATTTTTCACTTCATAAAATAGACAATACAGTCGATTTTGGCTTTAGTGCCGACGATTATAGTCGCTTTAAGTTTGGTGACGATCTGGTAGCCAGATCGTTCGGGAAAGACCTGGCCGACGGTTTTATCAGGTACTACCTGGCCGATAATCTAATTACCGGTCAGATTGTGGTCATTTCCAGTCCTTACAGCTTTATCCCTACGGCAACTTTTGCCATGAAAAACTATTTCGTTTGCCAGCTTAACCGCTGGCTGGTCGAAAATGGTGGTTTAGCGGTACAGGAAACCAAAGTGCATAGAACCATTACCTATAAAGAAGATTATGGCGAACTAAGTGCTGCAGAAAGACTTTCGCTGATCGGTAACGATTCGTTTCATATTGATAAGGATTTTCTGGTGGGTAAAATACTTTTGTTTCTGGATGATATCAGGATTACCGGAAGCCATGAGCGCATGATCTTAAAAATGGCAAAAGAATATGGCTTAAAGAACGAAATGCACATGCTTTATTTTGCCGAACTCGTTAATAAGAATATCCATCCCAACGTAGAAAACTTCCTGAATTACCATCAGATCAAATCTATTTTTGACCTGGAAGAAATTATCGATGGCGGAAATTTTTGTTTCAATACCCGTATTGTGAAATACATTTTAAATACTACTTCGAGCAGTTTTACCATCTTTTTAGAACGCAGGAGTACTGACTTTATCAATCAGCTTTACGATCTTTCGTTGGGTAACAATTATCATACGATAGAAGCGTATTCGAAAAACTTACATCTTATAAAAGACTATATCAAAAACAACAATTATAAATTAATTTAA
- a CDS encoding dienelactone hydrolase family protein, with product MDQKIINLYDEYTHSQIARKDFMKKLAVLAGSTALAMTILPMLENNYAAAADFSSNDIEVENITYPGVDGEIKAVLAKPKGKKNLGSILVIHENRGLNPHIIDVTKRVAAEGFIAMGVDALSPLGGTPADEDKGRELIGKLDPEKNLQNYLKGLDYLRNRKDGNGKVGCVGFCWGGGMANKLAVNDPKLQAAVAYYGAQPDASDVPKIKASVILHYGGLDERINAGIPAYEQALKDNKIDYKIYIYDGVNHAFNNNTSPTRYNEAASKLAWSRTIDLFKQKLAVLTR from the coding sequence ATGGATCAGAAAATAATCAACCTGTACGATGAGTACACCCATAGTCAGATCGCTAGAAAAGATTTTATGAAAAAGCTGGCTGTACTGGCTGGCAGCACGGCATTAGCCATGACCATTTTGCCTATGCTCGAAAATAATTATGCGGCAGCGGCCGATTTTAGCAGTAATGATATTGAGGTTGAAAACATTACCTACCCGGGCGTTGATGGCGAAATAAAAGCGGTGCTGGCAAAACCTAAAGGCAAAAAGAATTTGGGCAGTATATTGGTTATCCATGAAAACAGAGGTTTAAATCCACATATTATTGATGTAACCAAACGTGTAGCTGCCGAAGGTTTTATTGCAATGGGTGTTGATGCACTTTCTCCTCTGGGTGGAACACCTGCCGACGAAGATAAAGGACGTGAACTGATCGGCAAGTTGGATCCTGAGAAAAACCTGCAGAATTATTTAAAAGGATTGGATTATTTGCGTAACCGTAAAGATGGGAATGGCAAAGTAGGCTGCGTTGGTTTTTGTTGGGGCGGTGGTATGGCGAATAAACTGGCCGTTAACGATCCGAAGTTACAGGCAGCTGTTGCTTATTATGGTGCGCAGCCAGATGCTTCCGATGTACCTAAAATTAAAGCCAGCGTAATACTGCATTATGGTGGTTTAGATGAGCGGATTAACGCTGGTATTCCAGCTTATGAACAGGCTTTAAAAGACAATAAGATTGATTACAAAATTTACATTTACGATGGGGTAAACCACGCGTTCAACAACAATACCTCTCCTACCCGGTACAACGAAGCTGCCTCAAAACTTGCCTGGAGCAGAACCATTGATCTGTTTAAGCAGAAATTGGCAGTGTTAACGAGGTAA
- a CDS encoding TerD family protein, whose protein sequence is MAINLQKGQRISLEKSNGSKLQNVCVGINWGAIEKKGLFGFGSSKEAVDLDGSCALYNENKQLLEVVYFGNLKSKNGSVKHSGDDLTGDMGGDDGLDNEIITLDFSQLDANVNYVAFVLNSFRGHDFGTIPFASIRIYEGTTKRVNEVFAKYDIANGSNFAGHVSMVMGVFYKKNGEWKFNAIGEPTKDRKLEDTVKTVTQNYL, encoded by the coding sequence ATGGCAATCAATCTTCAAAAAGGACAGCGCATCAGTCTTGAAAAAAGCAATGGCAGCAAACTTCAGAATGTTTGTGTAGGCATTAACTGGGGTGCAATTGAAAAGAAAGGCTTATTCGGCTTCGGATCATCAAAAGAAGCAGTAGATTTAGATGGAAGCTGCGCATTATACAATGAAAACAAGCAACTTTTAGAGGTAGTTTATTTCGGTAACCTTAAATCTAAAAATGGGTCTGTAAAACATAGTGGTGACGATTTAACCGGTGATATGGGTGGTGATGATGGTTTAGATAACGAGATCATCACACTTGATTTTTCACAATTGGATGCTAATGTAAACTATGTTGCCTTTGTATTGAACAGTTTTAGAGGTCACGATTTTGGTACGATTCCTTTTGCTTCGATTCGCATTTATGAAGGAACCACTAAACGCGTAAATGAGGTTTTTGCTAAGTATGATATTGCCAACGGATCTAATTTTGCAGGTCACGTATCAATGGTAATGGGTGTTTTCTATAAGAAAAACGGCGAATGGAAATTTAATGCGATTGGCGAACCAACCAAAGACAGGAAACTGGAAGATACCGTAAAAACTGTAACCCAAAATTATTTATAA
- a CDS encoding 2OG-Fe(II) oxygenase, protein MEKIFDCLIDSFIEDKVGIADGFLSVSLSDHLRENLITLFENKKLLNAGVGNDVIVNQDKLIRSDVICWLDRKHDNQYENDFFDLIDGFVAYLNCTCYTGITGYEFHYTLYEPGAFYKKHIDQFQNNGSRQYSMIMYLNAGWKTEDGGELRIYHTDEEQNIAPNSGKSVFFKSSDLAHEVLLTNKQRMSITGWLKIG, encoded by the coding sequence TTGGAAAAAATATTTGATTGCCTGATCGATAGTTTTATTGAAGATAAAGTTGGCATTGCAGACGGATTTTTAAGCGTCTCTCTATCCGATCACCTGAGAGAAAACCTGATTACCCTGTTTGAAAATAAAAAGCTTTTAAATGCAGGGGTGGGGAATGATGTGATTGTTAATCAGGATAAACTGATCAGGAGCGATGTGATCTGCTGGCTGGATAGAAAGCATGATAATCAATATGAAAATGATTTTTTCGATCTGATTGACGGATTTGTGGCTTATCTGAATTGTACCTGTTATACAGGAATCACCGGTTACGAATTTCATTATACGCTATACGAACCGGGTGCTTTTTATAAAAAACATATCGATCAGTTCCAAAACAATGGAAGCAGACAATATTCTATGATTATGTATTTAAATGCCGGTTGGAAAACAGAAGATGGCGGAGAGTTGCGCATTTATCATACTGATGAAGAACAGAATATAGCGCCTAACAGCGGTAAAAGTGTTTTCTTTAAAAGTTCTGATCTGGCACATGAAGTACTCCTCACCAATAAACAGCGGATGAGCATTACGGGTTGGTTAAAGATTGGTTAA
- a CDS encoding HAD family hydrolase has translation MAFYKHYSFDLWLTLIKSNPTYKLERGQYFFRNFNGKHKSIDEIAITFRQVDLMVNAINEKAGKNVDAEEMYLMIISMINDYDFNFSDVDLKVLDHDMEQIVFNNMPNLYCGDCLDVLAKIKESGKSSTNILSNTGFIKGKTLKKVIEHLGIGQFIDFQLYSDEVRMSKPSRGFFQLMLDRIDRTKHPELLLTDVIHVGDNPHADVRGAEAMGINSMLINSNNLSISNLLYDTV, from the coding sequence ATGGCTTTTTACAAACATTACTCATTCGATCTTTGGTTAACGTTGATTAAATCTAATCCAACTTACAAGCTGGAACGGGGTCAGTATTTTTTTAGAAATTTTAATGGTAAGCATAAAAGCATTGACGAAATTGCCATTACTTTCCGTCAGGTAGATTTAATGGTAAACGCCATTAATGAAAAAGCCGGAAAAAATGTTGATGCTGAAGAAATGTATTTGATGATCATTAGTATGATCAATGATTACGATTTCAACTTTAGTGATGTAGACCTCAAAGTGCTTGATCATGATATGGAGCAGATCGTATTTAACAATATGCCAAACCTTTATTGTGGTGATTGTTTAGATGTACTGGCCAAGATTAAAGAGTCGGGCAAAAGCTCTACCAATATATTAAGTAATACAGGCTTTATTAAAGGTAAAACCTTAAAAAAAGTAATCGAACATTTGGGTATTGGTCAGTTTATCGATTTTCAGCTTTATTCTGACGAAGTGCGCATGTCGAAACCCAGTAGAGGTTTTTTTCAGTTGATGTTAGATCGCATCGACAGAACAAAACACCCCGAATTATTGTTAACAGATGTCATCCACGTTGGAGATAACCCCCATGCCGATGTTCGGGGGGCAGAAGCAATGGGGATCAATAGTATGCTGATCAATTCCAACAATTTATCTATCTCAAACCTACTCTATGATACCGTATAA
- a CDS encoding sensor histidine kinase: MAAITLEIMLIANQYYQKKVQHIKWIKKIGLENAVLITIILLAATISVMAVSSLENPIYQRKGFRLVGFEFDIKMLLHNFGTFLAFFSQFLIMYLCGYLLFFINSRFLVSKILKEKGLLMYLLTLSAIVALLYPLLAQILISLPINTVFGRSIFVANPFEFENAFGAFAIMLISLPVVLALQWGKQNNKILALEKEKSQNELDLLKQQLNPHFFFNTLNNLYALSLQKSDKTPESILQLSELMRYTIYKGQEKTVKLSQELDYIEDYIQLQQIRLRKTLHFEFDKQVGNDQIDIAPLLLIVFIENAFKHGIEPAEDAATLKLSLITTDNLLSFTCENSLDSEGIRESKGIGIDNLKKRLELLYPNRYTLHITTIGNIFKAELKLQLT; the protein is encoded by the coding sequence TTGGCAGCAATAACCCTCGAAATAATGTTGATTGCCAATCAATATTACCAGAAAAAGGTGCAGCATATTAAATGGATCAAGAAAATCGGCCTGGAGAATGCGGTACTTATTACCATTATATTATTGGCCGCGACTATTTCGGTGATGGCGGTTTCGAGCCTGGAGAATCCGATTTATCAAAGAAAAGGCTTCCGCCTGGTGGGTTTTGAGTTTGATATTAAAATGCTGTTGCACAATTTCGGAACTTTCCTGGCTTTCTTTTCGCAATTTCTGATCATGTACTTGTGTGGATACCTCCTTTTCTTCATCAACAGCCGGTTTTTGGTTTCTAAAATCTTAAAAGAAAAAGGACTATTGATGTATCTGTTAACACTTTCGGCTATTGTTGCGCTGCTTTATCCGTTATTGGCGCAAATATTAATTTCACTCCCCATTAATACGGTATTTGGCCGGAGCATATTTGTAGCCAATCCTTTCGAGTTTGAAAATGCTTTTGGGGCCTTTGCCATTATGCTAATCAGTTTGCCTGTGGTTTTGGCTTTGCAATGGGGAAAGCAGAACAATAAAATTTTAGCACTGGAAAAAGAAAAATCACAAAATGAACTCGATTTATTAAAACAACAGCTCAATCCGCATTTCTTTTTTAATACCCTTAATAACCTTTATGCATTAAGCTTGCAGAAATCGGATAAAACACCAGAGAGTATATTGCAATTATCAGAACTGATGCGTTATACGATTTACAAAGGGCAGGAAAAAACAGTTAAACTTTCACAGGAACTGGATTACATTGAAGATTACATCCAATTACAACAGATCCGTTTACGGAAAACATTGCATTTTGAGTTTGATAAACAAGTCGGAAATGATCAGATCGATATCGCCCCGCTACTGCTCATCGTTTTTATCGAAAATGCCTTTAAACATGGCATAGAACCTGCAGAAGATGCCGCTACGCTAAAGCTTTCATTAATTACGACCGATAATTTACTCAGTTTTACCTGCGAAAACTCTTTAGATTCTGAAGGAATACGAGAAAGCAAAGGAATTGGTATAGATAACCTTAAAAAAAGGCTCGAATTGCTCTACCCGAACCGTTACACATTGCATATTACCACAATTGGTAATATCTTTAAGGCAGAACTTAAACTCCAGCTAACATGA
- a CDS encoding ABC transporter ATP-binding protein, whose product MVRLKIQQLTKSYKNGVKALNDVNLNIANGMFGLLGPNGAGKSSLMRTLATLQLPDAGQIHFDGNDVLQNPQEMRKKLGYLPQDFGVYPKVSAFDLLNHLAVLKGLQNKNERKEQVLSLLQQTNLFEVRKRSVSTFSGGMRQRFGIAQALLGNPQLIIVDEPTAGLDPQERNRFHDLLSEIGEDRVVILSTHIVEDVNDLCSEMAVMAVGKLILQGKPAELSQNLNGKIWRKVIDKVDLISYSSAFNVISTKIISGKLHVFVLAEQLPAAGFESVYPSLEEVYFSSLFGPANQHKEVKL is encoded by the coding sequence ATGGTACGGCTTAAAATACAGCAACTTACTAAATCTTATAAAAACGGGGTAAAGGCCCTGAATGATGTTAATTTGAACATTGCCAACGGCATGTTTGGCTTATTGGGACCAAATGGCGCGGGTAAATCATCATTGATGCGCACACTCGCTACTTTGCAACTGCCGGATGCGGGACAGATCCATTTTGATGGAAATGATGTACTGCAAAATCCTCAGGAAATGCGGAAGAAGTTGGGTTATTTACCACAGGACTTTGGTGTTTATCCTAAAGTTTCAGCTTTTGATCTCTTAAACCACCTGGCGGTTTTAAAAGGTCTGCAAAATAAGAACGAGAGAAAAGAGCAGGTGCTTTCACTCTTGCAACAAACAAATTTATTTGAAGTAAGGAAAAGATCAGTCAGCACCTTTTCTGGCGGTATGCGACAGCGTTTTGGCATTGCGCAGGCTTTATTAGGTAATCCACAACTCATCATTGTAGACGAGCCCACTGCTGGCCTCGATCCACAGGAGCGAAATCGCTTTCATGATTTGTTGAGTGAGATAGGAGAAGACAGGGTAGTAATCCTATCCACCCATATTGTAGAAGATGTGAACGACCTTTGCTCCGAGATGGCCGTGATGGCCGTTGGTAAACTGATTTTACAGGGCAAACCGGCTGAATTATCCCAAAATTTGAATGGTAAAATCTGGCGGAAGGTAATCGATAAGGTGGATTTAATTTCCTATTCGTCGGCATTTAATGTAATCTCTACCAAAATTATTTCGGGTAAATTACATGTATTTGTACTTGCAGAACAACTTCCGGCGGCGGGTTTCGAATCGGTGTACCCCAGTTTGGAAGAGGTTTATTTTTCTTCATTATTTGGTCCGGCCAATCAACATAAGGAGGTAAAGCTATGA
- a CDS encoding TerD family protein, which produces MAINLQKGQRENIDAPKFTIGLGWDTNSSSTGSAFDLDASIFILNDQKKLISDENFVFYNNLVSPDGAVEHTGDNLTGDGDGDDEQIKIDLTKADAKVNEICIVVTIHDAENRRQNFGQVRNSFIRIFDAVTNEVVLKYELEEDFSIETAVEFGRIYKREGKWKFEAVGVGMKGGLQDYLNKYQ; this is translated from the coding sequence ATGGCTATTAATTTGCAAAAGGGGCAGAGAGAAAATATCGATGCGCCTAAATTTACAATAGGTTTAGGTTGGGATACCAACAGCTCTTCAACAGGTTCTGCATTCGATTTAGATGCTTCGATTTTTATATTAAACGATCAGAAAAAACTAATTTCTGACGAAAACTTTGTATTCTATAATAATTTGGTTTCTCCAGATGGGGCAGTCGAACATACCGGCGATAATTTAACCGGCGATGGCGATGGCGACGATGAGCAGATCAAAATTGATTTAACCAAAGCTGATGCTAAAGTAAATGAAATCTGTATCGTGGTAACCATTCATGATGCTGAAAACAGAAGACAGAATTTTGGTCAGGTGAGAAATTCTTTCATCCGTATTTTTGATGCGGTAACCAATGAGGTGGTCTTGAAATATGAATTAGAAGAAGATTTCTCTATTGAAACAGCTGTAGAATTCGGAAGGATTTACAAACGCGAAGGCAAATGGAAATTTGAGGCCGTTGGCGTAGGTATGAAAGGTGGTTTACAAGATTATTTAAACAAATATCAATAA
- a CDS encoding DUF475 domain-containing protein, translated as MDFLHTILGDDIQAGLLIILNLIVIESLLSVDNAAVLATMVMDLPKSQREKALKYGIIGAYVFRGICLFLAAWLVKIWWLKPLGGLYLLYLAFDYFRKKNSKKNEEEEEVDKSKSWIYKSTVGLVGTFWATVALVEVMDLAFSIDNVFAAVAFTDHIWLIYIGVFIGILAMRFVAQAFVKLMEKFTFLETVAFIVIGVLGIKLTSSLFTHFYPESPISHAIEGEKTDLFVSVFTVAIFIIPVLTSLLFNYPKKHKSDIVISEEAEEVLDKS; from the coding sequence ATGGATTTTTTGCACACGATTTTAGGTGATGATATACAGGCCGGATTATTAATTATTTTAAACCTGATTGTGATTGAGAGTTTGCTCTCGGTTGATAATGCTGCGGTTTTGGCAACCATGGTAATGGATCTGCCAAAATCGCAAAGAGAAAAAGCTTTAAAATATGGTATTATCGGTGCTTATGTTTTCAGGGGTATTTGTTTATTTCTTGCAGCATGGCTAGTTAAAATCTGGTGGTTAAAACCGCTTGGTGGTTTATATTTGTTGTATCTGGCTTTCGATTATTTTAGAAAAAAGAACAGTAAAAAGAATGAGGAAGAAGAGGAAGTAGATAAAAGTAAAAGCTGGATTTATAAATCGACTGTTGGCTTAGTGGGTACTTTTTGGGCTACAGTTGCTTTGGTAGAAGTAATGGATTTAGCCTTCTCTATTGATAATGTTTTTGCGGCAGTGGCTTTTACCGATCATATCTGGTTAATCTATATCGGCGTTTTTATCGGAATTTTGGCCATGCGTTTTGTGGCGCAGGCTTTTGTAAAACTGATGGAAAAATTCACCTTTTTAGAAACGGTGGCCTTTATCGTAATTGGTGTTTTGGGTATTAAACTTACCTCTTCATTATTTACGCATTTTTATCCCGAGTCGCCAATTTCTCATGCCATTGAAGGGGAAAAAACGGATCTTTTCGTGTCTGTTTTTACGGTAGCCATTTTCATTATACCTGTATTAACCTCTCTTTTGTTCAACTATCCAAAAAAACACAAAAGCGATATTGTTATTTCGGAAGAAGCCGAAGAAGTATTAGATAAATCTTGA